Below is a genomic region from Corallococcus macrosporus.
CAAATCACCAGTTCCAACAGATGACGTAGTGCCTGTGCCAGCATCCTGTCTCATTCCGCCTGAACCAAGAATATCAGACGCTCCATCCTTACCTTGCAGTTGAATACTTGGGACAACGAGTCGAACATTGCCGTGCTCCACAAGCCAGCCTGGAAGTCTCTCGACCTCGGAGCGTTCAAAACAGAACCAGTAGAGATTGTGTCTCAGTGGCTCTTGTCGAAGTCGGCGCCGAAGGGCTCCCATGACGACATCTTTTTCCCATCCAGAGTACCCAACAACCAGCGGAGAGCGATGTGAAAGAATGCGATCAAGCAAATGGCGCATCCCGTCATTTGCCTCAGGGTCATTGGCGGCTCGAAGCTCAATCTCACCATTCAAATTGCAGCAGTCATAAAACCAATGAGTCCCGTGAACATGAACAATTTGGGGGTCGTTTCTTTCGACATCAATGCGACGCGTTGTTCCGGGATGATCGCAAACAATAACATCTAACCTAAAAAGCCGCAGTGCCTTTGCCAGCAACTCATCGAAATTTGTGGTGACTACAATATTCGCTAGTCTTCCTGAGCTAACCAAGTGTGCCAAGCGCAGGTTTGCGGCAGAAATATGTGCAGACTTGATCTGGTGATGAAGGAAAGCTCGCCTTTGCTCGGCGTGCGGATAGGCGGCCTGAAATAGGGCGGCATACCTATCCATGGCGCTACCGTCGAGATTGGGAACTTGCTCGCCGCGCTCTCGAATCGCGGCCATGCACTTCTCTTCGATTCCCCGCGCTAGCGGAATCGGCGGATATGAAATGCCAGCTCCGACAATAAAGAAGTAGGGTGCTGCTGGGCGCCCAGCGTGCCACGGCAATGTCCTGGTCGCGTTCGCTATTTCGCGCACTGCCTCTGGTAGGGACAACAATCTTGGACTCATTTGGTGCGCCACCCGCAGTCAGTCAACAGCAAACACATGGGCAACATATGGATGTCGAACAATTGTCTTTTGGCTTTCAGCCTATTCTTGAAGACTCATCGCCATTGCATGCCGTCGACTCTCTTTGTGTTCTATTAAACAAGAATCGCCTAAATCCGCTGTCTCTATATAAAGGCAAGTATCAGTCGAAGGTACGATGGGTTTCCTGTGACGTGAAATGCCCTCCGTGACGGTTTACTGCCAGTGCATCCTGACTTTGACGGCAGCAACATGGCTTTTGGTGCTGCTGTCCTTCCTCAAAGCAGTTTAGTACCTCGCGGCATCGAAGGCCGGAATCGCCGAGCAGTAAGGTCATCGACAAGGCGGCGCTAAACTCCCCTCCACGCGACTGCAGTAGAATGGTAGCCCGAGTCCCCAGTGCCTTCCCAGCGCCTGTCCGCCTGCCTCCCCTGCACTCAAATCGTCAGGAAAGTCGGGAAGTTGAGGGGCCAGCCGAGCGCGTGGTACGAACTCCCGTTCAGTCTCCCCCTCTCAATTTCAAAGTGCCTGGAGTCGGCTTCCATGAGCGAGCGCAATGACGTCACGCGGCCTTCGTCCTCCGCATCGGTGCCTCCCCCCGGAGCCCCCGAATCGACGGGCGCGGTCCAGGCATTGGCCCAGAACGTGACCACCCTCCCCGCTCCCGTCCCCACCGCCAGCGCCGAGGACGATGCCCGCGAGCGCATCGCTTCCATGGAGCGCGAGGCCAAGGCGCTCGCCACCACCGAGCCGCAGACCGCCGCCCTCCTCTTCCATGAGGTCGGTCTGCTCTGGGAAGAGCCGCTCAAGAATCCTCGCAACGCCGCTGTCGCGTTCCAGAATGCGTACAAGCTGGCGCCGCGCTTCCTCGCGAACATCCGCGCCGCTCGCCGCCTCTTCGCCGACGTCGGCAACTGGCAGATGGTCGTGCAGCTCATCGACGCGGAGCTCATCGCGTCGGACGATCCCCGCCAGCAGGCCTCGCTCCTCTTCGAGAAGGGGCAGATCCTCGAGGAGCGCCTGTCCCGCGACAACGACGCCGCGGATGCGCTTCGCCAGGCCCTGGACCGCAAGCCCACGGACGTCACGCTCCTCACGCAGCTCGAGTCCGTCTACGCGTCACGCAACGACGCGGGCGCGCTGGTGGAGATCTACCGGCTGCTTGCCGCCGCCGTCGTTCCTCCGTCCCTTCGCGCCCACTACCTCACCTCCGCGGGCATGGTCCTGGAGGAGCGCCTCAAGCAGAAGGAGGCCGCTGCGGCGGCGTTCCGTGAGGCGTTCGCGCTCGACCGCTCCGACCCGCTGCTCCAGGCCGCCATCAAGCGCGTCGCCGAGCGCGAGGGCCGCACCGATGAGTTGCTCTCCGCCCTCCTCTCCGAGGCCGAGGGCCAGGGCTCCCAGGGCGCCCCCGCGTACCTCCACATCGCCAAGGCCCATGACCGCCTGGGCCGCAAGGACGATGCCCTGTCCGCGCTGCTCGCCGCCCGCCGCGTGAGCCCGCATGAGCCCCTGGTCCTCAGCGCGCTCGCCGGTATCTACGAGACGCAGGGCCGGTTCGAGGAGCTGGCCGACGTGCTGCTCGCGTGGGTGGGTTCCATCAACGACGAGAGCGAGCTCGTCGCCATCAACCTGCGCCTCGCCGCGCTGTACGAGGACGACCTCAAGCGCGACCAGGAGGCCGCCGCCCGCTACCAGGCCATCCTCTCCCGCATCCCCAGCCATGCCGCCGCGCTCGCGGGCCTGGGCAAGCTGTCGTACCGGATGCAGAACTGGGAAGGCCTCGTCGCCGTCTTCGACGCGGAGGTCACCGCCGCCGAGGACGCCAAGGGCAAGGCCGCTCGCATGTACAAGGCGGCGGAGATCCTGGAAGAGCGTCTGGGCCGCCAGGAGGACGCGATTGCTCGCTACAACGCGTGCCTCCAGCTCCAGCCGGGATACCTCCCCGCGCAGAAGGCCCTCACCCGCCTCTACGAGCGCCAGGGCCGCTTCGCCGAGCTCGTGTCGATGTTCGAGCAGGACCTGCTCCAGACGTCCGACCGTGACCAGGTCATCACCACGCTCAACAAGATGGCGGTCATCTACGAGGACCGCCTGGGCGACCTCGACCACGCCATCGAGTGCATGAAGCGCATCCTCGACCTGGCGTCGGATCACCTGCCCACGCTGCGCAACCTGGCCCGCCTCTACGAGCGCGCCGGGCGCTACCGCGAGCTGCTGGAGACCAACGACCTGGAGGCGTCCTTCGCCGGCGACACCAAGCAGGTGCTGTCGCTCCTCCACCGCAACGCGGAGATCCTCGACGAGCACCTGAAGGACCGCGTGGGCGCCATCACCGCGTATGAGCGCGTGCTCGCGCTGTCGCCCTCGTACCTGCCCGCGCTCAAGGCCCTGGGCCGGCTGTACGCGCAGGACGGCCGCTGGGAGAAGCTCATCGACATGTACCGCGCGGAGTCCGAGATCTCGGCCTCCACCGACGCGGCCGCCGCGCTCATCTACAAGATTGGCGAGCTGTACGAGCACCGCCTCAAGCAGGAGAACGAGGCGCTGGCGTCGTACCAGGAGGCGCTGATGCTGGCGCCCAGCTACTTCCCGGCACTGCGCGCGCTGGCCCGCATCCACCGGGCCCACGGCGCGTGGGAGAGCCTCGTGGAAGTGCTTCGCGCGGACGCCGCCAACCGCACCGACCCGCTGGAGCGCGCCAACGCGCTCTACCAGGCCGCCGCCATCTGGGAGGATCAGCTCGGCCGTCCGGAGCTGGCCATCGACGGCTACCAGGAGGTGCTGCGTCTCACGCCGGGCCACGCAGCCACGCTGCGCGCACTGGAGCGCCTGTACGTCGCGCAGGACAACGTGAAGGAGCTGGTCTCCATCCTCGACCGCGAGACGCAGGTGGGCCAGACGCCCGCGGCCAAGGTGACCGCGTACCTCAAGCTCGCGCGGCTGTACCTGGACCGCTTCCAGGAGCCGTCCCGCGCCGCGCAGTGCTGCGAGTCCGTGCTGGGCCTGGAGCCCGGCAACCTCACCGCCCTGACGCTGCTGGAGCGCATCCGCGTTTCGGACCGCCCCCGCCGCGCGGAGCTGCGCACCCGCATCGCCGAGCGCGTCACCGACACGCGCCTGTCCAGCGCCCTGCGCCTGCTGGCCGCCGCGGATCAGGAGAAGGGCCCGCCCACCGAGCGCACCCTGGAGGTCTACCAGCGCGCGTTCGACGCGGACCCGTCCGACGCGAGGCTCGCCTTCAGCCTGGAGCGCGTGCTGCGCCAGAGCGGGGACACCGCCGCCCTGTCGCGCATGTACGGCATGCGGCTGGCCGTCACCACCGACGCCACGGAGGCGCTGGAGCTGCTGCTGCGCGCCGCCGAGCTGGCGGAGAAGAACCCCGACCTGGAGCAGGCCGCCGCCCTCTACCGGCAGGCGCTGGAGCTCCAGTCGCAGTGCCTCCCCGCGCTCCAGGGTGCCCGCCGCGTGGCCCTGCGCCGCGGCGACTTCGCCACCGCCCGCACCATGATGGAGACCGAGGCCCGCGCGAGCCGCGACGCCAAGAGCGCCATCGAGGGCTTCGTCGCCGCCGCGAAGCTCGCGGCCCAGAAGCTCAATGATCCCGACGGCGCCGCGGCCCTGTACCGCCTGGCGCTGGAGCGCGACCCGCTGCACCCGGGCGCCGCCACCGGCCTGGAGGAGCTGCTCGCGCAGCGCGGCGGTTCCTCCGACCTCGCGGCCCTGCACGAGCGGCGCGCCGAGGCCCGGCTCGCGCAGCGTGACGTGGAAGCAGCGGCGGCGGCGTACGTCACCGCGGCCCGGCTGCACAACGTGGCCCTGGGCGACCGTGCCCGTGCGCTCGCGGTGCTGGAGAAGGCCCTGACGGCCCGCCCCGGCTTCCCCGACGCGCTGGAGACGCGCGGCCTGCTCCTGCTGGAGGCGCAGCAGTACGCGGAGGCCGCGCAGATGCTCGGCCAGCGCGTGCAGCAGGGCGGTGACCCTCGCGTGCTCGCGCAGCACCACCTGACGCTGGGCGCGCTCTACCAGCAGCACCTGGGCGACCCGGGCCGCGCGGCCGCGCACCTCCAGACGGCGCTGGCCACCCTGCCCCGCCACCCGGAGGCGCTGGAGCGGCTGGCCACGGTGTACGCGCAGGGCCGCAACTTCGGCGGCGCGGTGGACTGCCTGCGGCGCCTGTTGGATCAGGACCTGCCCAACGACGCTCGCGCGCGCTTCACCGTGGAGCTGGCGCGCATCCACGACGAGGGCCTGGGCGACGTCGCCTCCGCCACGGCGCTCTACAAGAAGGCGCTGGAGCTGACGCCGGGTGAGCCCACGCTGGTGGACCGGCTGGTGGTCCTCTACGAGCGCCAGCGCAACCTGCCGGAGCTGGCGCAGATGCTGGAGGCCCAGGCGGCCGCTACGGCGTCCTCGGACGTCAAGCGCGCGGTGGCCCTGCGCATCCGCGTGGCCAGCTTCTACGCGGGTCCGCTGGCGGAGCCTGCTCGCGCCACCGTCATCTACCGGCAACTCGTGGAGCAGGACGGCCAGAACCTCCAGGCCCGCGCCGCGCTGGCGGAGCTGTATGGCCGCGACATGGCCAGCTACCCGCTCGCCATCGAGGAGCACCGGCAGATCCTGCGCCAGGACCCCTCGCGAGTGGACAGCCTGCACGCGCTGTTCAAGCTGTGGGAAGCGCAGAAGCAACAGGACAAGGCCTTCGCCGTCGCCGCGGTGCTGACGTTCATGCGCGCCACCAACGAGGTGGAGCAGGCCTTCTACTCGGAGGCGCGCGTCCGGCAGCCGCAGGAGCCCCGCGAGGCGCTGCCCGCCACGGACGTGGACACCGTCCTCATGCACCCGGCCGCGCGCGGCCCGCTGACGGAACTCTTGCGCGCCATGGGCGAGCACCTGGGCAAGGTGCACCCGCCGCAGTTCGAGATGCTCGGCGTCAATCCCAAGCAGGACAAGCTCAAGCCGGACTCGGCCGTGTTCAAGGCCGTGCGCGCGGTGGCGCAGACCTTCGGCGTGGAGGAGTTCGAGGTCTACCTCGCCCGGCGCGGCCTCTTGCAGTTGGAGACGACGGAGCCCCTGTCCCTGTGCGTGGGCCAGGACGTCGTGCGCCGCTTCAACGCCCGTGAGCAGAAGTTCCTCATCGGCAAGGCGGTGCTGGGCCTGCTCAACAAGACGGCCGTCCTCTCCAAGCTGTCCCAGGGCGAGACGGTGGACCTGTTTGGCAACGCCATCCGCGTGCACGTGCAGCAGTTCAACGGCCTGGGCCGGCGCAACGACGAGACGACGAAGCAGCTCAAGAAGGCGTTCAGCCGCAAGGCGATGAAGGCCTCGGAAGGCCCCGCGCAGACGCTGTCGGAGCAGTCGAAGATCGACGTGGCGACGGTGGTGGACGCGCTCGGCTACTCGGCGGACCGCGCGGGCCTGCTGGTGTGCGGCGACCCGTCCGTGGGCCTCACCATGGTGCTGCGCGAGGATCCGAACGTGGTGGCCAACAAGCAGGAGGGCACCGACGCCATCCTCCAGGCCGTGCGCGAGCGCGCGGACCTGAAGGCCCTGCTGTCGTGGCTGCTCACGGACGACTTCTTCCGGCTGCGCCAGCGGCTCGGCCTGGCGCTGTAGCCGTCTTCCGAGCCCTACCTACTCCCGGCGGACCAGCGCGTCCGTCGGGAGCCCCGTCAAGAGCCGGCCCACGGCGTCGTCCACGTGGGCCCGGTCCATGGCCTCCACCGTCACCTTCACGCGGTAGTCCATGGCCGCGTCGAAGACGGGATAGGAGCCGATGGCCACGTGGGGCATGTCCAGCGCCACGCGGTCCAGCACGGCCGCCAGGGCGCTCTCGCCCAGGTTGAAGTACAGGTTGATCAGGTGCACCGGCGTGCCGCTCAGCCGTGAGAGCACCGTCTCCAGCTGCAGCCGGAAGAGCTGCGGCACTCCCGGCAGCAGGAAGAGGTCCCCCACCGTCAGCACCGGGAACCACATGCCCGGCTGGGCCAGGAGCACCGCGCCCTCGGGCGCATCCGCCAGGCGCAGCGACTCCGGCGTCACCGGCGACGTGCCCGCGCGGGCCTGGATGGCCGACACCATCTCGGGCAGGCGCACCACGGGCCGGCCCAGCGCGAGCGCCACCGCGCGCACCGTGACGTCGTCGTGGGTGGGGCCAATGCCTCCGCTGGTGAAGACGTAGCGGGCCTTGCGCCGGGCGCGGGCCACCGCGTCCACGATGGCGTCCACGTCGTCCAGGATGGTCTCCACCGAGACCAGCGGGATGCCAAGCTCCCGCAGCCGCTGGATGAGGTGGGGGCCGTTCTCGTCCTTCACCTTGGCGGTGAGGACCTCGTTGCCAATGATGATCGCCGCCGCGCCGGTGCGCTCCATGGGACCGCGGACTCTACTCCAACGGACCCCGGGGGTGGACTCGCGTGCTGCTGCCGCGCGGACCCGCCCTGTCCTGGAGTCAGCAGGAGCGGACGGACATCCTTCGCGCATGGACTCCCATGAGACCCGGGACGCGATCCGCGCGTCCGTGCGTGCGCTGTGCAACCGCTTCCCCCCCAAGTACTGGCGGACCCTGGACGCGGAGCGTGAATACCCCCACGACTTCGTGAATGCCCTCACGGAGGCCGGCCTGCTGGCCGCACTGATTCCCACCGAGTACGGCGGCGCGGGGCTGGGGCTGCGCGAGGCGGCCGTCGTGCTGGGCGAAATCAACCACTTCGGCGGGAACGCGTCCGCCTGCCATGCGCAGATGTATGTGATGAACGTGCTGCTGCGTCACGGCTCCGTGGAGCAGAAGCAGCGGTACCTGCCGGAGATCGCGGCCGGGCGTCTGCGGCTCCAGGCCTTCGCGGTAACGGAGCCGAACTCCGGCTCGGACACCACCGCCATCGAGACGACGGCGGTGCGGCACGGCGACCGCTACGTCGTGAACGGCCAGAAGATCTTCATCTCGCGCGTGCTCCAGTCCGACCTGATGCTCCTGCTCGCGCGGACGACGCCCCGGGCGGAGGTGCGCAAGAAGACGGATGGGCTGAGCGTGTTCCTGCTCGACCTGCGCAAGACGCAGGGGCTGGAGGTCCGGCCCATCCGGACCATGCTCAACCACGCGACGAACGCGCTGTTCTTCGAGAACGTCGAAGTGCCCGCCGAGGGGCTGATTGGCGAGGAGGGCAAGGGCTTCTCGTACATCCTGGACGGCATGAACGCGGAGCGGGTGCTCGTCGCCTCGGAGGCCATCGGGGATGGCCGCTGGTTCATCGAGAAGGCCGTCGCG
It encodes:
- a CDS encoding tetratricopeptide repeat protein, producing MSERNDVTRPSSSASVPPPGAPESTGAVQALAQNVTTLPAPVPTASAEDDARERIASMEREAKALATTEPQTAALLFHEVGLLWEEPLKNPRNAAVAFQNAYKLAPRFLANIRAARRLFADVGNWQMVVQLIDAELIASDDPRQQASLLFEKGQILEERLSRDNDAADALRQALDRKPTDVTLLTQLESVYASRNDAGALVEIYRLLAAAVVPPSLRAHYLTSAGMVLEERLKQKEAAAAAFREAFALDRSDPLLQAAIKRVAEREGRTDELLSALLSEAEGQGSQGAPAYLHIAKAHDRLGRKDDALSALLAARRVSPHEPLVLSALAGIYETQGRFEELADVLLAWVGSINDESELVAINLRLAALYEDDLKRDQEAAARYQAILSRIPSHAAALAGLGKLSYRMQNWEGLVAVFDAEVTAAEDAKGKAARMYKAAEILEERLGRQEDAIARYNACLQLQPGYLPAQKALTRLYERQGRFAELVSMFEQDLLQTSDRDQVITTLNKMAVIYEDRLGDLDHAIECMKRILDLASDHLPTLRNLARLYERAGRYRELLETNDLEASFAGDTKQVLSLLHRNAEILDEHLKDRVGAITAYERVLALSPSYLPALKALGRLYAQDGRWEKLIDMYRAESEISASTDAAAALIYKIGELYEHRLKQENEALASYQEALMLAPSYFPALRALARIHRAHGAWESLVEVLRADAANRTDPLERANALYQAAAIWEDQLGRPELAIDGYQEVLRLTPGHAATLRALERLYVAQDNVKELVSILDRETQVGQTPAAKVTAYLKLARLYLDRFQEPSRAAQCCESVLGLEPGNLTALTLLERIRVSDRPRRAELRTRIAERVTDTRLSSALRLLAAADQEKGPPTERTLEVYQRAFDADPSDARLAFSLERVLRQSGDTAALSRMYGMRLAVTTDATEALELLLRAAELAEKNPDLEQAAALYRQALELQSQCLPALQGARRVALRRGDFATARTMMETEARASRDAKSAIEGFVAAAKLAAQKLNDPDGAAALYRLALERDPLHPGAATGLEELLAQRGGSSDLAALHERRAEARLAQRDVEAAAAAYVTAARLHNVALGDRARALAVLEKALTARPGFPDALETRGLLLLEAQQYAEAAQMLGQRVQQGGDPRVLAQHHLTLGALYQQHLGDPGRAAAHLQTALATLPRHPEALERLATVYAQGRNFGGAVDCLRRLLDQDLPNDARARFTVELARIHDEGLGDVASATALYKKALELTPGEPTLVDRLVVLYERQRNLPELAQMLEAQAAATASSDVKRAVALRIRVASFYAGPLAEPARATVIYRQLVEQDGQNLQARAALAELYGRDMASYPLAIEEHRQILRQDPSRVDSLHALFKLWEAQKQQDKAFAVAAVLTFMRATNEVEQAFYSEARVRQPQEPREALPATDVDTVLMHPAARGPLTELLRAMGEHLGKVHPPQFEMLGVNPKQDKLKPDSAVFKAVRAVAQTFGVEEFEVYLARRGLLQLETTEPLSLCVGQDVVRRFNAREQKFLIGKAVLGLLNKTAVLSKLSQGETVDLFGNAIRVHVQQFNGLGRRNDETTKQLKKAFSRKAMKASEGPAQTLSEQSKIDVATVVDALGYSADRAGLLVCGDPSVGLTMVLREDPNVVANKQEGTDAILQAVRERADLKALLSWLLTDDFFRLRQRLGLAL
- a CDS encoding competence/damage-inducible protein A, giving the protein MERTGAAAIIIGNEVLTAKVKDENGPHLIQRLRELGIPLVSVETILDDVDAIVDAVARARRKARYVFTSGGIGPTHDDVTVRAVALALGRPVVRLPEMVSAIQARAGTSPVTPESLRLADAPEGAVLLAQPGMWFPVLTVGDLFLLPGVPQLFRLQLETVLSRLSGTPVHLINLYFNLGESALAAVLDRVALDMPHVAIGSYPVFDAAMDYRVKVTVEAMDRAHVDDAVGRLLTGLPTDALVRRE
- a CDS encoding acyl-CoA dehydrogenase family protein, which translates into the protein MDSHETRDAIRASVRALCNRFPPKYWRTLDAEREYPHDFVNALTEAGLLAALIPTEYGGAGLGLREAAVVLGEINHFGGNASACHAQMYVMNVLLRHGSVEQKQRYLPEIAAGRLRLQAFAVTEPNSGSDTTAIETTAVRHGDRYVVNGQKIFISRVLQSDLMLLLARTTPRAEVRKKTDGLSVFLLDLRKTQGLEVRPIRTMLNHATNALFFENVEVPAEGLIGEEGKGFSYILDGMNAERVLVASEAIGDGRWFIEKAVAYAQERVVFGKPIGANQGVQFPIAKAHTALTAASMLTEQAATLFDSHQSCAAEANMAKYLAAEAAWEAANACMDTYGGYGFAEEYDVERKFREVRLFINAPVSRNMALSYISQHVLGLPRSFT